One window from the genome of Gemmatimonadota bacterium encodes:
- a CDS encoding insulinase family protein, whose amino-acid sequence MKRFLALIFSFVLLGTLSAFAEIPNHHIFYRIDKRAPLTRIEIVFLGAGSGAEHPSQIGLAKTVEKLIWEIAKKQGHLDQLEALGTHLNITTSTEYQTISIYGLSEHSGKAIEIVRDLIYNLAFTEYDLKYVKAQLSADYKNEIKRSNYRLMKNLALSQTLGIMKMRSLKTLNDLSLDDVRQYADQLLKTDVVFFKVISDRDSTEIANALRPLTEERKMRGQAGGFVHSLNLPSTNAKVGPTAFIFQNYSHLKNVFCRWLIPSGRTGEENYIPNMISDTLGRYPESRLLYKYFRGELKLVYGTSTRYLSEQNARYIEIYADPQLHNSEELITKMYDFIQNLPDNPRFWETLKEHRETDDISFVHDRTPQQSLNREVNRAIYKSPRRKGGFDAVTDDEVRAFLEKYFVPQNMIMIFVGPRDHITEILNTHLPEVDIRVHNTKELIE is encoded by the coding sequence ATGAAACGATTTTTAGCCCTGATATTTAGCTTTGTTCTACTTGGCACCCTATCTGCGTTTGCCGAGATCCCTAACCACCACATCTTTTATCGCATCGACAAACGCGCCCCCCTCACCAGAATTGAAATTGTCTTTCTCGGCGCGGGAAGTGGTGCGGAACACCCTTCGCAGATTGGCCTTGCAAAAACAGTCGAAAAATTGATTTGGGAAATAGCAAAAAAACAGGGGCACCTGGATCAACTCGAAGCATTGGGCACCCATCTGAATATCACGACCAGCACTGAATACCAGACCATCTCCATTTATGGCTTATCCGAGCACAGTGGCAAAGCAATAGAAATAGTCCGCGACCTGATATATAATCTCGCGTTTACAGAGTATGATCTGAAATATGTAAAAGCACAACTAAGTGCCGATTACAAAAATGAGATCAAAAGATCAAACTATAGGCTGATGAAAAATCTGGCACTGTCACAAACCCTTGGCATCATGAAAATGCGCTCATTAAAAACGCTGAATGATCTCTCATTGGACGACGTCAGACAATACGCGGATCAACTCCTGAAAACAGACGTGGTATTCTTTAAGGTCATTTCAGACCGCGATTCCACTGAAATTGCCAACGCACTGCGTCCATTAACAGAAGAAAGGAAGATGCGCGGGCAGGCGGGCGGCTTTGTACATTCATTGAATTTACCATCAACAAATGCCAAAGTTGGTCCCACGGCTTTTATTTTTCAAAATTATTCACACTTAAAAAATGTATTCTGTCGTTGGCTGATTCCCTCCGGCCGAACGGGTGAAGAAAATTATATTCCAAACATGATATCGGACACGCTTGGCCGATATCCTGAGTCCAGATTGCTCTATAAATATTTCAGAGGAGAATTGAAATTGGTCTATGGGACTTCTACTCGGTATCTATCCGAACAAAATGCCCGATATATCGAAATCTATGCCGATCCCCAACTCCATAATAGCGAAGAATTGATCACAAAAATGTACGACTTCATCCAAAACCTGCCCGACAACCCTCGCTTTTGGGAAACACTCAAAGAACACCGTGAAACTGACGATATATCTTTTGTCCACGACAGAACACCACAGCAAAGCCTCAACCGCGAGGTAAACAGAGCCATTTACAAATCACCGCGCCGCAAAGGCGGATTTGATGCCGTTACCGACGATGAAGTCCGCGCCTTTCTCGAAAAATACTTTGTGCCGCAGAATATGATCATGATCTTCGTCGGCCCCAGGGATCACATTACCGAAATCCTGAACACCCATTTGCCCGAAGTCGATATTCGCGTTCACAATACCAAAGAACTGATCGAATAA